The genomic interval AAACTATATTAATATTAATGACAATATTGCCATTACAGATAATGGTAAGGCTTATGGAGTTGGTTTAAGCTTTAGAACGAATAAAAAGTTATCTACAAATTTAACACAATTTTATGTTGACTATAAAGATTTTAATACTTATCAAAGTGATTTAAATATAGATTATAAATTTAAAATAGAAAATATAAAACTCTCTTCAAATATCAAGTATATAGACATTAAAGAAAAACAAAACAATACCTTTACACAAAATGCAAAAAGCAACTATCTAACCTATGGTTTTAAAGTTCACTCACACTATAATAGTTGGCATTTTGGAATGGCAAGTTATTTTGGAAAAAGAGCTTTTGCTATTATGAATAATGGCTTTAAAATACAACACCATGCAATGGAGTTTGAAAAAACATTTTCAATTGGTATTGGAAAAACTTTTGGAAAAACTATAGTTAGGCTTCAGCATATATATCAAAAAGCAATCGAGCTTCCTATTCAAAATAGAGATGTAAAAATTAATAATACAAGATTAATAATTAATTATAAATGGTAAGTTATAAACTTATTACTAAATAGTCTCTATATTAACCTTTATATCAGCAGGATTTGCATAATAGAATGGAGCAGTTGTAATTACTCCATCAACTCCTGCTGTAGCATACTCTTTAACATTTTCAAGTTTTATTCCACCTGTTGCAAATAGACGAATATCAGGGTAATTCTCTTTTAGAATAGATACAACTTTCAAAAGAGTTTTTACAGGAAACTTTTCTAGTTGAAAAAGACGTACTCCAATTTTTGCAAAAGTTAATGCATCTTCAAATGAGTCGACTTCAACAGCTATCTGTTTTTCAGCCATTGAACTCTTTTGTAACTCTCTAATCCTTTTTAAAAGCACCTTTTCATCCAATAAATTTCTATGATTTTTAAAGATCAAAAACGTTTCAGACAAACCAAGTCTATGAGGATGAGCACCACCACTCATTACTGACTTTAGTGCTATTTTTTTAAATCCAGGCTGTGATTTACGCGTAGTAAACAGAGGTACACTACCTGCCTCTTTTACCATTAAGTTGGTATATGTCGCAATACCACATGCATACTCTAAAATATTTTGACACACTTTCCACGCTCTATGAAGAGATCCTGCTTTACCTTCCGCTTTAACTATAACTTCACCACTTTTCAAACTCTTTCCAGAGGAAACCATCTCTACATAATGTACACCAACTTTTCTTAATATACGGGCAACCTCTTCACTGCAAGAGACAACCAAATCTTCTCTTGCAGTAAAGGTCATCACTGCATCAATATTACCAATCCCTAAAGAGTCGGTAGTCAGATCAAAATATGGTAAATCCTCTTCTATTAACCTATCTATCTCATATTCTGTAAAGTGTATCATCATTGAACCTCATCAATTATAATGCTCTCTTCTCACTTGCTAAAAAAAAGGTTAATGGCAAAGCACAAAGAGCCAAACCTATTGCTGTTTGATATGTTGCAGTCAAACCATAGTGATCACCTATAAACCCCATCAAAAAGACAGTTGATGATGTCACACCAAAATTTATTGTCATATAGATGCTATTTAAAAAAGTTGGCATATCTGTTTTTAGATCATGAACTAATGCCAACAAGACAGGTCCACTTGCAAAAATAAATAGACCTATCAAGCTCAAACTAAGAAACATTGAAAATGTACTCTTAGAGTATAGAAAGAGAATCATAAAGAGTACAGCTAATAGACCCGAAACAAAGAGTGTCTTTTTACGACCTATTTTATCTGATAGAGTCCCTGAAGCCAAAGTTCCAATCACTCCAAAAAATTGTAAAACTGAAAGAGAGATACCTGCATACCAAAGGTCAAACCCTTGATTTGTCAAATATAGAGGGAGATAGAGAGTCATAACCACTTTCAAAGATGACTGAAAGATCATAAACATTGCTATCAAAATAAAAAAGCGATAAGTTTCAGATAGAACCTTTTTTACATCTCCCTTCTCTTTTGTTTTGGTTACCTTGTAATCTTCTCCAAAATTTTTTAGCCTAAAATATAGTATTAATGAGGCAACAAGCCCCAAAGGCATTACCCTCCAAATGCCTTCCAACCCCCAAAAAGTAATAGCAGCGGTAACAACAAGAGGTCCAAGCGTACGTGCAAGTTCACCCCCTGCCATAAAACAGCTCATTCCAAAACCTGTCTTATCTCCTGAAGCAATCTTTACTATTCCAGGTGCAGGTATATGAAAAAGAGCTGTACTTATACCAGCAATAAAGAGCAATATAAAAAGAGTAATATAAGAGTCTGCCAGACCCAAAAGAGTCATAGCCATTGCAGTTACTGCTGGAGTTAAAATAACAAAATATCTTGCATCTTTTCTTTGTGCCAACAACCCCAAGAAAGGGTTAAAAAGTGCAGGAATTTTTCTAGCAATATCCAAAAGTGCCACCATAGATAGAGATATACCAAGCTTCTCTATCAAAAGCGGTAAGATAGGCGCCAAAAAAGATGTATATATATCATGCACCATATGAGCTATAGATATGGTAGCTACTTCTATTTTGTTAAATCTTTTTCTCATCAAATAACTCAGTGTGCAGAGCAGGTACCTTGACCTGAAATATTTTTCAACTCATTCTTTAAAAGTTTCTCTATACTCTTCTCAACTGTTGGAGACTCCGGATCATAATATACATCAAGACCAGCCTCTGCAAATTTAGCGGCAGGTGAGCCTCCAATACCTGAAACTACAAGCGCATCTGGGTTTAGTGCCATTATGTTACTAACTGCATTAGCACAGGCACCACTAGAGTGTCCTGGATTTTCTATAACATCAACATCAACTATCTTACCATCTTCCAAAATGATAATTGTATAAAACTTTGCCTTACCAAAGTGAGCACCTCTTCTTGAAAGATAACCCATATTCTCATCTGTTGGATAAACTACTCGCATAAACACCTCCTTTTAAAGTTGTCTCTCTAATATTCCATTTTTATACGCTTTATAAGCCTCTTTTACACTTAAATCACCTGCTCCAATATAGATCTTTAAATCATACTTT from Hydrogenimonas thermophila carries:
- the modD gene encoding ModD protein; the protein is MIHFTEYEIDRLIEEDLPYFDLTTDSLGIGNIDAVMTFTAREDLVVSCSEEVARILRKVGVHYVEMVSSGKSLKSGEVIVKAEGKAGSLHRAWKVCQNILEYACGIATYTNLMVKEAGSVPLFTTRKSQPGFKKIALKSVMSGGAHPHRLGLSETFLIFKNHRNLLDEKVLLKRIRELQKSSMAEKQIAVEVDSFEDALTFAKIGVRLFQLEKFPVKTLLKVVSILKENYPDIRLFATGGIKLENVKEYATAGVDGVITTAPFYYANPADIKVNIETI
- a CDS encoding MFS transporter, which encodes MRKRFNKIEVATISIAHMVHDIYTSFLAPILPLLIEKLGISLSMVALLDIARKIPALFNPFLGLLAQRKDARYFVILTPAVTAMAMTLLGLADSYITLFILLFIAGISTALFHIPAPGIVKIASGDKTGFGMSCFMAGGELARTLGPLVVTAAITFWGLEGIWRVMPLGLVASLILYFRLKNFGEDYKVTKTKEKGDVKKVLSETYRFFILIAMFMIFQSSLKVVMTLYLPLYLTNQGFDLWYAGISLSVLQFFGVIGTLASGTLSDKIGRKKTLFVSGLLAVLFMILFLYSKSTFSMFLSLSLIGLFIFASGPVLLALVHDLKTDMPTFLNSIYMTINFGVTSSTVFLMGFIGDHYGLTATYQTAIGLALCALPLTFFLASEKRAL
- a CDS encoding NifB/NifX family molybdenum-iron cluster-binding protein produces the protein MRVVYPTDENMGYLSRRGAHFGKAKFYTIIILEDGKIVDVDVIENPGHSSGACANAVSNIMALNPDALVVSGIGGSPAAKFAEAGLDVYYDPESPTVEKSIEKLLKNELKNISGQGTCSAH